In Herpetosiphonaceae bacterium, a single window of DNA contains:
- a CDS encoding phosphotransferase — translation MQATDPQLDPHVVTTIVRQATHRDRLVLDAWRVEPVDYLNLNPAYRALYRVSGTAHDRGTPVPWSLILKTFKAPTADASDDPGQPFYWKREPLAYQSGLLPTMAAGLAAPASFGITERPDREIWLWLEDLGTADDSPWPLSRYGLAARHMGAFGGISAAHHPDTSVPWLSRGMIKAWIADSESLIERVQRPGVWEHSLLRAAFPTPPAEEIVRLWNEHDRLCAALERLPGTLCHHDLWRKNVFSRQTADGHEQTVAIDWEVAGWGALGEDVGNLFGVSLLNFDVEVDQAVELEALIFHEYLAGLREAGWDGDVQAVRAAFVTAAALRCIFSTACWPVAITLDTSNRYIAETEARWKRPIEQIFRQWAAVTRLLLSRADEARTLLRDLV, via the coding sequence ATGCAGGCAACCGATCCTCAGCTCGATCCACATGTCGTGACAACGATCGTGCGACAGGCCACGCACCGCGACCGCCTGGTGCTTGATGCATGGCGTGTCGAGCCTGTCGACTATCTGAACCTTAACCCGGCCTACCGCGCGCTCTATCGGGTGTCCGGCACCGCGCATGATCGCGGCACGCCCGTACCATGGTCGCTGATCCTCAAGACATTCAAAGCGCCGACGGCTGACGCCAGTGATGATCCGGGCCAGCCCTTCTATTGGAAGCGCGAGCCACTGGCCTATCAATCTGGCCTGCTGCCCACGATGGCTGCCGGACTTGCTGCACCGGCAAGTTTTGGGATCACGGAGCGTCCTGATCGAGAGATCTGGCTGTGGCTTGAGGATCTTGGAACAGCCGACGACAGTCCCTGGCCGCTCTCCCGGTATGGCCTTGCCGCGCGCCACATGGGCGCCTTCGGCGGGATCAGCGCCGCACACCACCCCGACACATCCGTTCCCTGGCTCAGCCGGGGGATGATCAAAGCCTGGATTGCCGACTCGGAGTCGCTGATCGAGCGCGTGCAGCGTCCAGGGGTGTGGGAGCATTCGCTGCTGCGGGCTGCTTTCCCGACTCCGCCCGCCGAAGAGATTGTGCGCCTGTGGAACGAGCACGATCGCCTGTGCGCGGCGCTTGAGCGGCTGCCGGGTACCCTGTGCCATCACGATCTGTGGCGGAAGAATGTGTTTTCTCGGCAGACCGCAGATGGTCACGAGCAAACCGTCGCGATTGACTGGGAAGTCGCGGGATGGGGGGCGCTCGGCGAAGATGTCGGAAATCTCTTCGGCGTCAGCTTGCTGAACTTTGACGTTGAGGTCGATCAGGCGGTGGAGCTGGAAGCGCTGATCTTCCACGAATACCTTGCCGGGCTGCGCGAGGCGGGCTGGGATGGAGACGTTCAGGCTGTCCGGGCTGCGTTTGTGACAGCCGCCGCGCTGCGCTGCATTTTTTCGACCGCCTGCTGGCCTGTGGCGATCACGCTCGATACCAGCAATCGGTACATCGCCGAGACAGAGGCGCGTTGGAAGCGGCCAATCGAGCAGATCTTTCGGCAGTGGGCCGCAGTGACCAGGCTGCTCCTGAGTCGAGCGGATGAGGCCCGAACGCTACTGCGGGATCTGGTCTGA
- a CDS encoding DUF2087 domain-containing protein → MQEHVQTLIDVVQAMAHAGRLRILGLLAEQRRTSTELSSLLSMKDVELARHLAKLREVDLIETSVDGTRTTYGLNPKALQSINKIASAARSTAPAEDGLAGDDGEKKVLRTFLRGDELIAIPENRRQRLVVLAWLARCFEDDVRYSEAEVNRIIRRHHADCATLRRNLVDEGFMQRDHGVYWRLKTAEPSA, encoded by the coding sequence ATGCAAGAACACGTACAAACGCTGATCGATGTCGTGCAGGCCATGGCTCATGCGGGAAGACTCAGGATCTTGGGGTTGCTTGCCGAGCAGCGGCGTACGTCTACCGAGCTATCGAGCCTCCTGAGCATGAAAGACGTGGAGCTTGCTCGACATCTGGCAAAGCTCCGGGAGGTTGATCTCATCGAAACCTCTGTCGACGGCACCAGGACGACCTATGGGCTCAATCCGAAGGCGCTGCAATCGATCAATAAAATCGCGTCTGCTGCCAGATCTACCGCACCCGCCGAGGATGGCTTAGCCGGAGATGACGGGGAGAAGAAAGTTCTGCGAACGTTCTTGCGAGGCGATGAGCTGATCGCCATCCCTGAGAATCGCAGGCAGCGCCTCGTTGTTTTAGCATGGCTGGCGCGCTGTTTTGAAGACGACGTGCGCTACAGCGAAGCAGAGGTCAATCGCATCATCAGGCGTCACCATGCCGATTGCGCGACCCTCCGACGGAATCTGGTTGATGAGGGCTTCATGCAGCGCGATCATGGGGTGTATTGGCGCCTGAAAACGGCTGAGCCGTCGGCATGA
- a CDS encoding amino acid hydroxylase produces METSVPMLPIIEYSQEEHTTWQRLYTRQVGIVQHVACQGFHAGFPRLGIGVARIPDPNAISARLAETVGWQLVSAENKFLDASAWFDHLLHRRFPVTDYIRRPHEFDFCELPDLFHEYFGHLSLLTLPSIADISQYFGQIARRARTERQLLDIARLWWFIFEVGFIREEGDLKVIGGALLSSPGELHHACRPEVPKYPFEIERVTQTPGMYYTYHDHYFYIESVAQIRQILDTYAQREGLAP; encoded by the coding sequence ATGGAAACATCGGTCCCCATGCTGCCGATCATCGAGTACTCGCAGGAAGAGCATACGACGTGGCAGCGGCTCTATACCCGACAGGTGGGTATCGTTCAGCATGTCGCCTGTCAGGGCTTCCATGCCGGCTTTCCCAGGCTAGGCATCGGCGTTGCCCGCATCCCCGACCCGAACGCGATCAGTGCGCGGCTGGCAGAAACCGTTGGCTGGCAGCTGGTCAGCGCGGAGAATAAATTTCTCGACGCGAGCGCGTGGTTCGACCACCTGCTCCATCGGCGCTTCCCCGTCACGGACTATATTCGTCGCCCGCACGAGTTCGATTTTTGCGAGCTGCCGGATCTGTTCCACGAGTATTTCGGTCATCTATCGCTCCTGACCCTGCCGTCTATCGCCGACATCTCGCAGTACTTCGGCCAGATCGCGCGTCGCGCCCGCACGGAGCGGCAGCTCCTCGACATTGCCCGGCTGTGGTGGTTCATCTTCGAGGTAGGCTTTATCCGCGAAGAGGGCGATCTCAAGGTGATCGGGGGCGCGCTCCTATCATCGCCGGGCGAGCTGCACCATGCCTGCCGCCCTGAGGTGCCGAAATACCCATTCGAGATCGAGCGGGTGACGCAGACGCCGGGCATGTACTACACCTATCACGATCACTATTTCTACATCGAGTCGGTCGCGCAGATCCGCCAGATTCTTGACACCTACGCCCAGCGGGAGGGCCTCGCTCCCTAA